aagagggggatgttcagagttacgtcatttgtcttcccaagtaaccattatgtgtgatggagccctgctctcctggagatggctgaacacctgcctgctgatgggaaacagtgaattccttgttttgccttgcttgtgtgcgtggcttttgctttacctattaaactgtctttatctcagcccacaagttttcACACTTTAAATCTTCCAtttgtctcccccatcccactggggagggtgagcaagtggctgcgtggtgctcagttgctggctggggttaaaccatgacacagccACCTATTTCAAAAACTTACTGGAATATAATTAGGTCTAAGATCTCTACTCCACTGCCAAATTTGGAGAAATTGCTGTACCCAAAAGTGACGCAATGGGATGCTATGCAGACAGTGATTTGCTGGCAAGACAGCTAAATCTGACTCaaaggcaataaataaaacaCTAATAAGAGTCTTACAGGGCTTTCAAGTGTATAATACTGTTGAAGCTTTTTTGTGATTTCTAGAGATTGGATTGTGGCAGGGTGTTGCTGACACATTTATGTCATATCATTTTATATCTTCCCCCCTAAAGGAAAAGGTCATCAATGCAGTGAAGTATCTGGAGTGCCCTTTTCCAATATTGTCATGTACACATAAGGTTATTTCTAATTTTTGCTTCAGGTTCAGTGACTTCAGTTTTGGAAATAAAGATAATCAAAGTGGAATTAAATTCATGCCGTGGTCTCTGTGTCTCTTTTACAGAAGAAGTTTCTGGCTTTCCTGGTTGCAACGGGCATCATAGTGAAACTGGGTGATGCatactgcttttctgaaaagaacAAGCCAGGGGAGGCCATCAAAGGTAAGAACAGGGAAGATTACATGATTGTTCTGTGGCAGCTCAGCTCTGTGTGGAGCTTCCAGGAAGGGCTCAAAATACAAGGGAGGGGGGAGACGTCAGAAAGACATGAATAGGGGGTGCCAGCACCAAGTTAACAAAACTAGGGGAAAACAAAGTCTTCCCCTGGACTGGGTACAGTTGCAGCAATATTACTGCTATTAGTGGTAGGTTGCTATTGCTATTCCAGCACATGGAGCTGATGCAGGAGTTGAGAGTATTTCTGAATAAAGTCTGGTGCCAGGTGGCAGACCTGGATGTTTGGTTACTCTCTTTCGTACTGAAACTTTCTCTAACAAGTGAAGAAGAAACGAGCGCAGGCTCTCAAAATAATCTGGGTAATAACCCAGAGAACAAAATAACTTCTACTTTACTAttgacaagaaaaacattttcagaatacttgaaacaatttttaaacttttcagccTTTATGTGGAGGCTTAAAGATCGTGATTTATTTTGCCGTCTTATGCAGGCTGTATCATGGATGGAAAACTTTACCCCTTTGGAGAGATTGCGAGGACAGAAAGTTGCTTCAGATGCAGCTGCAGACCAGATGCAATGCACTGCTGCTCCCTGTAAGTTTGAACTTCTTGCTAGCATCATCGTTAATAGAAAGACCACAGCTTTCCATTTGCTGGGGATAAATGAGTTTCTAAGGGCACAAAAGAGCCTTTCCTCACCCAGACCTAGAGCAAGTCACATATAGTTCTTGATCATTTGGATCCTTGGCTGTGTTCACCTTACCTCACTTTCTGCTGACTGGGAGTAGACACAGGCCCTTCCAGACACATCCAGTTGGTGCTTGCCTTTAATTTTGAGGAACTGGTGAACCCCTCTAACGCTGCAGTTAAGTCTTTCCTTAGCAGGGAAAGAGGGGTAGGAGGGAATTCATTCCACAAGGGACTTCAGTGAAGCTCCTCTAAAGGGCTTATGATGATCTGAATCCCTTTCCAGAGGTGCTTTTCTCCAGTGAATATGCTGACCCTAGAGTGACAAGGCCCTGCTCTGAAGAGTCCTCCCTTCCTCTTATCTCACCTTCTAAAAAGGCCAAAATGGCTTAATTATGATCATTGCCTTTGCTCAGGTGACACTCTATCAGGAAACAGCTACCACATTCTAAGCAAAACGGCAATagtgaaaaattaatggaaaagaaatgaaacatcCCACAACCATGCTTATGTCACACTGTAGAGTGCTGTGCTAGAAATCCCCATGCTAGTGCTGACCAGACTGGTACATCTACACAGCGCAACGCAGCAAGGCATCATTTGAGGCCCTGGAAGCCGTAGCTGTCTGGCACTCAAGCTAGCTAGGCTGGCCTTAGCCATAGTTTCAGAGCTATCTCGCTCAGCATTAGTTTAAGCTATAATCACTGCATCACTGAAGTATTGAGTCTTTTATTGCTCTCAatctaacattttctttctttttgccaatGACAGCTTTCATACTCCTACTGGTTATGACAAAGAGAACTGTAAAGTCGTTTTCAACCAGAAAAGCTGTGACTATGACGTGGTGCAGAAGAGCGACCCCTCAAAGGAGTGTTTTGTCTATTCTCGTAGGGGCTAGCAACCCATCTGCACTGAATCTCTCTGCACTGTGGAACTCCTCCCCTGCCTACAGATGCTTTGCCATCACAGAGAAGCTCAAAGACCTGGGAGATCTTGAAAGAGAGGGTACTTCAGCAGCTCACTTCTAATCTCCCAATTGTTCTAATTCAGTATACAAGACGCATAATCAGATTCAACGTCTCACTTTTGTCATTACTTGCATTGGTATCACTGAACTTTTTTGATTGCAATAAATCCAGATGAAACATCCAGAAACACTTCATAATGATGGTTCATTTAATGTAATAACATGAGGCAATGTCACCTTATTTGAGAAAGGAATGCATTCGCCTCACTAATCCAACATGCCACGCACCAGTACCCTGGCCCAAGCCACTCTCATGCTTTGCAGATTGTGTTCTAGCCAAGAGTCAGAGCAGACATTTTAGCTCACCAGGTGTCAAAATCCATTATCATTTGGACGAGATGCACTGTTTGGGACATGCCGTACAGTGGCTCCCACTCAGGGCACACCCAAACTGCTGCAGGAATTTCCGCAAGACCCAGGTTGCTAACACCTGTGACCTCTGAAAAACAGTGAGGATGAAAGATCATcatcctcatctttttttttagctCCTTCTTTTCAGCAACAGCATCACCCAATAGCAGTGACTGTTTCTCTCCATTACCCTCTCTGACCTGCTGCCAGGTGTGCTCCTCCAAGCCCTGCTCCTGAAAGTCTGCACATTAGTGCAGTTGCACTGCATTAGTGGTTCTTGCccacacagaaaaagagatctaGATCAGCTCCTGGCAACATGATTCCTCGTGGCAGCAGAACTTGAGGTACTTACAAAAGGCGGATGCCTTCTGTCTCTTCAGTATAAAAATTCCCCACATTTGCTTGGGAGAGAAGTCCAGCCAGTGACGGGGCTCAAAACCAAATCTCCCACTTGGCAACTGGTAATATCCTAAATCTGCCCACGTATAGGAGACCAGGCAACAACACCCTATGAAATGCTGCTTCTACGTGGCCGCCTGGCTCCAGAATTGAGTATTAAAGACCCACAACAGTCTGCACTTAACCGTTGCAtggtttgaaaagaaacacaCCTTCCAGGACAAGTGGACTGTTTAATGATGCTCCATAATCAACAACAAGTCTGTTGTCTTGTAAAAGTACAAGGTTACACCTTCTTAGGGCAGGGGTCCTCCCTTGGCCCAAAATCAATTGTCAGCCTATATTCAGCAGAGGTACTTGCTTCTCAAGATGACCCATCTCAGGCTCTGTGAGCCATCAGTAAAATCAGAGGGATTTAAAGTGGTATGTTTTCTCTGGCTTTGTTTTTGGTAATTTGCCTATGAACAATTGTTTAAAACTTTCTTACGGCTTCACTTAAGATGActccttttgggaaaaaaatccaagtatTTTGTAAGCACTGGCATTACATTCTTAGCCTTTTAAAGTTCTCCACACCACAGACCAGATATCAGTCAATAACTCCATGTTTCTGTACCATTGTTTCCTGCCAGGCTGAAAAAATGTGAGGGGCCAGAATTAGAGTAAGTTCAGCTTTTTTCAGTACAAATGCTTgcatatgtctttttaaaaatctgactttcATTCACTGATTTAACCATGTCATTCCTCAAATTTGCCCTAAACAGCAACATGTGGAAATGGGTGTTCGCATGTTGATTAAAGTCTTAAGGTAATTTTTCTCCAAAGAGTTTTCATATCCTGCAGGAGAGGAACAGTTTTGAAATTTGTCCTGAATGACTTTCCCCCTTTTCTGCCAGCTCCTGTCAAAATTACACAGAACACAGCCTCAACTGGTACTTGAAGGAATGTTCTCATTTACAGAACAAATAGCTGCAGCTTCTTAGGGGAAGCAATATTTTGAGCATGGAGATCCAAAGAGTTCCCACCTAAATAGCTCACAGAACTGATTCTtgagaaaaatcagttttaacatttgtttttgaaatctcagttttaaaaataaacatttttattgctaaCAAAAGTGACTTGGAAACTGctcatggattattttttaattcaaaccaCTGAGAACTGCACACATCAGGATTAACATGCAGTTTGTTGTATAGTCTGGGACTGTGCCAGGTGGTATTGGAATGATTTTGTTATTCCAAGTTTTGCCCCGTCATAGTCTTACAAATTAAggctacatttttcttctgaaagttatGAAAGTTAGCTTATTATCTTAGATGGTTACATTCATTTCTTAATATTGGTAGTTCCTCAGTAAGACTTCATATTTCACGTGATTTGCAGATACTTAGTtcacttttaatttaaatagaattCAGTTCTACTTATTACCTTATTTgtacctttatttatttatttataattaggAGTCATTATTTCCTAGAGTCACAAGTGTTCTGTAGAATCTAGGTGCCAATTTTTTTACAGATGAAGATGATTTTTGCAGTGCAAGAAGATTTCTGATTTGCTGGCAGCACCAGTAAAAGCATGAGTGACTGAAACAGGAAATCTAGCACAGGCTTTGGAGCTCGTGCTTAATATATTCATTAAGGCTATGGGACTGGGAAGAAACAGCACATTTGATCAATGCAATTAGCACAACCTTCCAGAAGTTATTTGCAGGTGGGGAAGCACATCTTCCACTGCAAGGGCAGCTCCTCCACCACATGTACTTGAAGCAGAATCTGAACAGCCCAGCACAAACAAGAGCTGACGCTGGAGAAGCCGGAAAATGGATTCTGGTGAGTTTACCAGACCAAGGAAACATAGAGAGAACTGACCTAGAGGCTCTGGAGAATAGTCAGGCTTCACTGAGATCAAGGAATCCTCTCcaaatgtttaaattaaaaaaaaaaaaaatcttttagttTCAACATGAGATTGTATTGGGTTTTCTATCGCCAGAGTTGCTGGCActattaaaactaatttttttttcccctaaatgaaACAATTTTAGTAACAAAGCTCAGGAATCTTGACTCCTTCTTGCTATAAAGTGGAAAGCCTCCTTACTGAGAGGGGACATGCTTAACAGCATTGCCACAGGTAATTTGGAGgttcgttttttctttttttttttttttttcattcagctgcaggaaagcaggatGATACATCACTCACCCTCGGTTTTGAATACTTGTCATTATTTGGTACTGCAAAGACAAGGGTTATTTGTGTAGGACAGAAACGTGGAGAGGTAGCAGTTCAGTTTTCCATCCTTCATAGCAATGAAACTTCTTGTTGATTACTAGTCGAATTTCAATAACTTCCTCAGAAATACCAACAGAACACCTCcagacatgaaatatttttgtgtttgatttgCTTGGCAAGACACTGAGGAATAAGATTTTGCCATTTTTATATTCTCCCCTGCAGGAAACACCAGACAGGTCATGCAAGAGCTCCTTAGAAACAACACGTACTTATCATAAGTCCAAAGAATCTTTCAGATTCTTAAGATTTCACAGCACTCAGAGTCAATCTGTTGACACGTATGTGATCAGAGAGCCATGGCAACCTATTTCACATTTGAaggaataacaaaaataaaatgctagctgtcattttgtgaaggaaaaaataagattaCATAAAGTCTGTTGAATGTTCTGCCCTTTCAGGTGCTATGATTCCTGTTTGCTCTCTCAAAGAGGGGGAAAGCAATTCTTCTTGCACAAGTGTGCTCTTGGTAACTGTTAAAATACCCTCAAGAAGTAGCCACAGACGGGTTTTTGCAGCAGTGTTTCCTGGGCTTCCTTCTTGACACCGCTGTGCCATGCATACTGTTATGACGAAATAAACAGCCTGGGTGTAATTCTGGGGAAACCTGCCAGAGACAAGAGCCACAACCCTCTTTATGTTGCTCTGTTCTAGTTGCTGCCCATCAGGAACAGACAGGAAGGGTGTAGGACAAGAAAGGGGAGGAAGCAGGATTTTATACATTACAGTGGAAAatagcagagaagaaaagaaaaaagaaaaaaagaaaaggtcccAACAGCCAAGATATGCCATGGATTTGGCTGAAGCATTCTGTGGCTGCTGTCCCCACCCCAGTCTGCTCTGAGTCCATGCAGCAATAATAGCCAACCACTGAGTTTTATCTTCATGGAATCGGTGACTAACAAGTTTAGAAAATGGAAACAAGTTCATGCTCCCTAAATAGAGCTGAAATGCAGTGTATATGGATATACACACAACTAACTGagctttcccccccaaaaaaaaagcccagaggtCACTGAACTAAAACTTCAGTATAAAACTGAAGTTAAGCCTCCTTTCATTTTGTGCATGCACATGCAGGTTGCATTAAAGATGGAAGACTGCACAAATTTGGTACCACCCGGAGGCCCAAAGTTGGGCTTCCAATGCCAGTCCGGTTAGAGCAGGTTCCACTGTTGCACCATGCAAGTTCCACAAAACCAGAGGCACCACTGGCAAGAACTACAGCAACGCTCCCACCCACCACCCTTCCTATAGCTGACTCCTTAAGTCAGGCTTCCATCCAAAAGTCTCTATTTTTTCATAGACTTATGATCTTCATTTGCTTAAACAGCTGCAGGGTTGGAATAAAAAGCTGTGTTTGAAATCATTGCGTTTTTTCATTTCTAGAATAAACTTTTCTGTCGTTTTCTGGTTCACCGAAGATTTCTAAGATCTATTTGGTTACCACATGGCTTGAGTTGAAAGTCAGAAGCATAGGAAATACTGCATTTCCC
The sequence above is a segment of the Larus michahellis chromosome 6, bLarMic1.1, whole genome shotgun sequence genome. Coding sequences within it:
- the MSMB gene encoding beta-microseminoprotein isoform X2; this encodes MKKFLAFLVATGIIVKLGDAYCFSEKNKPGEAIKGCIMDGKLYPFGEIARTESCFRCSCRPDAMHCCSLFHTPTGYDKENCKVVFNQKSCDYDVVQKSDPSKECFVYSRRG
- the MSMB gene encoding beta-microseminoprotein isoform X1, producing the protein MLICKCYQEKKKFLAFLVATGIIVKLGDAYCFSEKNKPGEAIKGCIMDGKLYPFGEIARTESCFRCSCRPDAMHCCSLFHTPTGYDKENCKVVFNQKSCDYDVVQKSDPSKECFVYSRRG